One window from the genome of Nocardioides panaciterrulae encodes:
- the acsA gene encoding acetate--CoA ligase, which produces MSHLSTRPTYDELRRGFSWEQARRELSGLPGGRGLNIAHEAVDRHVLAGHGDQVALRCVEEDGTVASLSYDLLRRETNRFARVLDELGIRRGDRVVTLLGRQPEQYVAALGTLKAGAVFAPLFSSFGPEPIRQRLLLSGARVLITTPSLYRRKGAGLLGDLPDLAHVLVTGEPPDERAGSLTAAMALVTDDLEIAPTRPEEPALLHFTSGTTGRPKGAVHVHEAVVAHHATARFALDLQAGDVFWCTADPGWVTGTSYGIVAPLTHRCTVVTYAGEFDPRAWYGLLEEQRVDVWYTAPTALRMLVKYGAAPARAHDLSSLRHIASVGEALNPEVVLWARDTYGLPVHDNWWQTETGAIMVSNYPGMEIRPGSMGRPVPGVEAAVLVRGEDGRALVSDGRTTVAGPGVTGELALRPGWPSMFRGYLGEEERYRSCFAGGWYLSGDLARVDEDGWFWFVGRADDVIKSAGHLIGPFEVETVLMEHPAVVEAGVIGKPDPVAGELVKAFVTLRPGFEPSEDLRLDLLAFGRHRLGGLAPKEIDFDQHLPHTSSGKVMRRLLKARELGLPEGDLSTLERPS; this is translated from the coding sequence GTGTCCCACCTGAGCACCCGTCCGACGTACGACGAGCTCCGCCGCGGCTTCAGCTGGGAGCAGGCCCGGCGCGAGCTGTCCGGCCTGCCCGGCGGCCGGGGGCTCAACATCGCCCACGAGGCGGTCGACCGCCACGTGCTGGCCGGCCACGGCGACCAGGTCGCGCTGCGCTGCGTCGAGGAGGACGGCACCGTGGCGTCGCTGAGCTACGACCTGCTGCGCCGCGAGACCAACCGGTTCGCCCGGGTGCTCGACGAGCTCGGGATCCGGCGCGGCGACCGGGTGGTGACGCTACTGGGCCGCCAGCCCGAGCAGTACGTCGCGGCGCTGGGCACGCTGAAGGCCGGCGCGGTGTTCGCGCCGCTGTTCTCCTCCTTCGGCCCCGAGCCGATCCGGCAGCGGCTGCTCCTCAGCGGCGCCCGGGTGCTGATCACCACCCCCTCGCTCTACCGCCGCAAGGGCGCCGGCCTGCTCGGCGACCTGCCCGACCTCGCGCACGTGCTGGTGACCGGCGAGCCGCCCGACGAGCGCGCCGGCAGCCTGACCGCCGCGATGGCGCTGGTGACCGACGACCTGGAGATCGCGCCGACCCGGCCCGAGGAGCCGGCCCTGCTGCACTTCACCAGCGGCACCACCGGCCGCCCGAAGGGGGCGGTGCACGTGCACGAGGCGGTGGTCGCGCACCACGCCACGGCCCGGTTCGCGCTGGACCTGCAGGCCGGTGACGTGTTCTGGTGCACCGCCGATCCCGGCTGGGTGACCGGCACGTCGTACGGCATCGTCGCGCCGCTCACCCACCGCTGCACGGTGGTGACCTACGCCGGCGAGTTCGACCCGCGGGCGTGGTACGGGCTGCTGGAGGAGCAGCGGGTCGACGTCTGGTACACCGCGCCGACCGCGCTGCGGATGCTCGTGAAGTACGGCGCCGCGCCGGCGCGCGCGCACGACCTGTCGTCGCTGCGGCACATCGCCAGCGTCGGCGAGGCGCTCAACCCCGAGGTCGTGCTGTGGGCCCGCGACACCTACGGGCTGCCGGTGCACGACAACTGGTGGCAGACCGAGACCGGCGCGATCATGGTCAGCAACTACCCGGGCATGGAGATCCGGCCCGGCTCGATGGGCCGGCCGGTGCCGGGCGTCGAGGCCGCGGTGCTGGTGCGCGGCGAGGACGGGCGGGCGCTGGTCAGCGACGGCCGCACCACCGTCGCCGGGCCCGGCGTCACCGGCGAGCTCGCGCTGCGCCCCGGGTGGCCCTCGATGTTCCGCGGCTACCTGGGCGAGGAGGAGCGCTACCGCTCCTGCTTCGCCGGCGGGTGGTACCTCAGCGGCGACCTCGCCCGGGTCGACGAGGACGGCTGGTTCTGGTTCGTCGGGCGCGCCGACGACGTGATCAAGTCCGCCGGCCACCTGATCGGGCCGTTCGAGGTCGAGACCGTGCTGATGGAGCACCCGGCGGTGGTCGAGGCGGGGGTGATCGGCAAGCCGGACCCGGTCGCCGGCGAGCTGGTCAAGGCGTTCGTGACGCTGCGGCCGGGGTTCGAGCCCTCCGAGGACCTGCGGCTGGACCTGCTGGCCTTCGGGCGGCACCGGCTCGGCGGGCTGGCGCCCAAGGAGATCGACTTCGACCAGCACCTGCCGCACACCAGCAGCGGCAAGGTGATGCGCCGGCTGCTCAAGGCCCGCGAGCTCGGTCTGCCCGAGGGCGACCTGTCCACGCTGGAGCGCCCGTCATGA
- a CDS encoding phosphoribosyltransferase family protein, translating to MMFEDREDAGRRLARALERHRGADVVVLGLPRGGVPVAFEVARALRAPLDVLCVRKLGVPFQPELAAGAVGEDGVVVVNPDVVAAARLGPAELDALQRRGAAELEEQVRRWRGVAPRQPLSGRIALVVDDGIATGATARAACQVARAHGAARVVLAVPVAAHQAVTALSQIADEVVCLDQPAEFWAVGQAYRHFGQTSDAEVTALLQAATWPSAATVREQTRRRDVAIPVTGADRPLAGLLDLPPDPVGIVAFAHGSGSSRLSPRNQQVAQVLGAAGLGTLLMDLLTAREDGDRRLVFDIGFLADRLAGACRWLRQQPGCTQLPLGLFGASTGAAAALTAAGDPLLRVSAVVSRGGRPDLAEQLPRVHTPTLLLVGGRDTEVLRLNRLAQRQLPDASLVVVPGATHLFEEPGTLEQVAVLARDWFLAHLAPGDRHGTAAG from the coding sequence ATGATGTTCGAGGACCGCGAGGACGCCGGTCGCCGGCTGGCGCGCGCGCTCGAGCGGCATCGTGGCGCCGACGTCGTGGTGCTGGGCCTGCCCCGCGGCGGCGTGCCGGTCGCGTTCGAGGTGGCCCGGGCGCTGCGCGCCCCGCTGGACGTGCTATGCGTGCGCAAGCTCGGCGTGCCCTTCCAGCCGGAGCTCGCGGCGGGCGCGGTCGGCGAGGACGGCGTGGTGGTGGTCAATCCCGACGTGGTCGCCGCGGCCCGCCTCGGCCCCGCCGAGCTCGACGCCCTGCAACGGCGGGGAGCCGCCGAGCTCGAGGAGCAGGTCCGTCGGTGGCGCGGCGTGGCGCCCCGCCAGCCGCTCTCGGGCCGGATCGCGCTGGTCGTCGACGACGGCATCGCCACCGGGGCCACCGCGCGCGCCGCCTGCCAGGTGGCCCGCGCACACGGCGCCGCCCGGGTCGTGCTCGCGGTGCCGGTCGCCGCCCACCAGGCCGTGACGGCGCTGAGCCAGATCGCCGACGAGGTCGTCTGCCTGGACCAGCCGGCGGAGTTCTGGGCGGTGGGCCAGGCCTACCGCCACTTCGGGCAGACCAGCGACGCCGAGGTCACCGCGCTGCTGCAGGCGGCCACCTGGCCCAGCGCGGCGACCGTGCGCGAGCAGACCCGGCGCCGGGACGTCGCGATCCCGGTCACCGGCGCGGACCGTCCGCTCGCGGGCCTGCTCGACCTGCCGCCCGACCCGGTCGGGATCGTGGCGTTCGCGCACGGCAGCGGCAGCAGCCGGCTCAGCCCGCGCAACCAGCAGGTGGCACAGGTGCTGGGCGCCGCCGGCCTGGGCACCCTGCTGATGGACCTGCTCACCGCCCGCGAGGACGGCGACCGCCGGCTGGTCTTCGACATCGGCTTCCTGGCCGACCGGCTCGCCGGCGCCTGCCGCTGGCTGCGGCAGCAGCCGGGCTGCACGCAGCTGCCGCTGGGGCTCTTCGGCGCCAGCACCGGCGCCGCCGCGGCGCTCACCGCGGCCGGCGACCCGCTGCTCCGGGTCTCGGCCGTCGTCTCGCGCGGCGGCCGCCCCGACCTGGCCGAGCAGCTCCCCCGGGTGCACACCCCGACGCTGCTCCTCGTCGGTGGCCGGGACACCGAGGTGCTCCGGCTCAACCGGCTCGCCCAGCGGCAGCTGCCCGACGCGAGCCTGGTCGTGGTGCCCGGGGCCACCCACCTCTTCGAGGAGCCCGGCACCCTCGAGCAGGTCGCGGTCCTCGCGCGCGACTGGTTCCTCGCCCACCTCGCCCCCGGCGACCGGCACGGCACCGCCGCCGGTTGA
- a CDS encoding sensor histidine kinase, whose translation MSSLPPPPGPPPPTPPPPPRPPVSPPAAGPAAAGPEGPGGPVAPVVPTPPPAPAPAAPAAEERRWHYRRSLASRVTLLTTFAVGLAVAFVAVGAYVTVRMQLQSTLDDSLVQRATSAARSDALAQITDSYRLPSWALGASDVRIGFLYSSGHGIVLDQGPKLPVSSAELAVANGRSGTSLRTVSSGGRDYRMVAVPTTVPGQALVIAQPLDSQQRVLERLGWVMLLFGAAGVIAAAMAGWGVARNGLRPVRRLTGAVEHIARTEDLTPLPVEGDDEIARLATAFNMMLTALAASRDRQRQLVVDAGHELRTPLTSLRTNLDLLAQIDDSAAPGGAGGPALPPQARAELLDDVRAQIEELTTLIGDLVELARDEPLTHVVEEVDLSEVADRAVGRVRRRAPGVTFEVRTSPWWVEGEPAALERAVTNLLDNAAKWSPAGGTVTVSLDHGVLTVDDAGPGIADADLPHVFDRFYRSQESRSMPGSGLGLSIVRAVASRHAGSVAAGASPAGGARLTLWLPGRPAPRHPSYDEQTVPIAARPR comes from the coding sequence ATGAGCTCACTGCCGCCGCCTCCCGGGCCCCCACCCCCGACCCCGCCCCCGCCCCCGCGCCCGCCCGTCTCGCCGCCCGCGGCGGGCCCGGCGGCCGCCGGCCCGGAGGGCCCGGGCGGCCCGGTGGCCCCGGTGGTGCCGACCCCGCCTCCGGCCCCGGCCCCGGCGGCGCCGGCCGCCGAGGAGCGCCGCTGGCACTACCGGCGCTCGCTGGCCAGCCGGGTGACGCTGCTGACGACCTTCGCGGTCGGCCTGGCGGTCGCGTTCGTCGCGGTCGGCGCCTACGTCACCGTGCGGATGCAGCTGCAGTCGACCCTCGACGACTCGCTGGTCCAGCGGGCCACGTCCGCGGCGCGCTCGGACGCGCTGGCGCAGATCACCGACAGCTACCGGCTGCCGTCCTGGGCGCTGGGCGCCTCCGACGTGCGGATCGGGTTCCTCTACAGCAGCGGCCACGGCATCGTGCTCGACCAGGGCCCGAAGCTCCCGGTCAGCAGCGCCGAGCTCGCCGTCGCGAACGGCCGCTCGGGCACCAGCCTGCGCACCGTCTCCTCCGGCGGCCGGGACTACCGGATGGTCGCGGTGCCGACCACGGTCCCCGGCCAGGCGCTGGTGATCGCCCAGCCGCTGGACTCCCAGCAGCGGGTGCTCGAGCGGCTCGGCTGGGTGATGCTGCTCTTCGGCGCGGCCGGGGTGATCGCGGCCGCGATGGCCGGCTGGGGTGTGGCCCGCAACGGCCTGAGACCGGTACGCCGCCTCACCGGCGCCGTCGAGCACATCGCCCGCACCGAGGACCTCACCCCGCTGCCGGTCGAGGGCGACGACGAGATCGCCCGGCTGGCCACCGCGTTCAACATGATGCTCACCGCGCTGGCCGCCTCCCGCGACCGGCAGCGCCAGCTGGTGGTCGACGCCGGCCACGAGCTGCGCACCCCGCTGACCTCGCTGCGCACCAACCTGGACCTGCTGGCCCAGATCGACGACTCCGCCGCCCCGGGCGGAGCCGGCGGGCCGGCGCTGCCGCCGCAGGCCCGGGCCGAGCTGCTCGACGACGTCCGCGCCCAGATCGAGGAGCTGACCACGCTGATCGGCGACCTCGTCGAGCTCGCCCGGGACGAGCCGCTCACCCACGTCGTGGAGGAGGTGGACCTCTCCGAGGTCGCCGACCGCGCGGTCGGCCGGGTCCGCCGCCGCGCTCCCGGCGTCACCTTCGAGGTGCGCACCAGCCCGTGGTGGGTCGAGGGCGAGCCCGCGGCCCTGGAGCGCGCGGTGACCAACCTGCTCGACAACGCCGCGAAGTGGAGCCCCGCGGGCGGCACGGTCACGGTCAGCCTCGACCACGGCGTGCTCACCGTCGACGACGCCGGCCCCGGCATCGCCGACGCCGACCTGCCGCACGTCTTCGACCGCTTCTACCGCTCCCAGGAGTCCCGGTCGATGCCCGGCTCCGGGCTCGGCCTCTCCATCGTCCGGGCGGTCGCCTCGCGGCACGCCGGCTCGGTGGCGGCCGGCGCGTCCCCCGCCGGCGGAGCCCGGCTCACCCTCTGGCTCCCGGGCCGGCCCGCGCCGCGCCACCCGTCGTACGACGAGCAGACCGTGCCGATCGCCGCCCGCCCCCGCTGA
- a CDS encoding response regulator transcription factor has protein sequence MTTSASSSPGSLPRPRVLVVDDDKAVRESLRRSLEFNGYDVTLASDGAEALAGLAAAGTGAPDVVVMDVMMPRLDGIETTKALRTAGNDVPILVLTARDAVGDRVEGLDAGADDYLTKPFALQELLARLRALLRRVSVPEEDADEVLAFADLRMDIGTREVLRGDRLIELTRTEFTLLEMFLRRPRRVLERSFILEEVWGYDFPTTANSLEVYVGYLRRKTEAADEPRLIHTVRGVGYVLKES, from the coding sequence GTGACCACCAGCGCCTCGTCCAGCCCGGGAAGCCTGCCCCGGCCCCGCGTCCTCGTCGTGGACGACGACAAGGCGGTGCGGGAGTCGCTGCGCCGCTCGCTGGAGTTCAACGGGTACGACGTCACGCTCGCCTCCGACGGCGCCGAGGCGCTGGCCGGGCTGGCCGCCGCCGGGACCGGCGCCCCCGACGTGGTCGTGATGGACGTGATGATGCCGCGCCTGGACGGCATCGAGACCACCAAGGCGCTGCGCACCGCCGGCAACGACGTGCCGATCCTGGTGCTCACCGCCCGCGACGCGGTCGGCGACCGGGTCGAGGGGCTCGACGCCGGCGCCGACGACTACCTCACCAAGCCGTTCGCGCTCCAGGAGCTGCTCGCCCGGCTGCGCGCGCTGCTGCGCCGCGTGTCGGTGCCCGAAGAGGACGCCGACGAGGTGCTCGCGTTCGCCGACCTGCGGATGGACATCGGCACCCGCGAGGTGCTCCGCGGCGACCGGCTGATCGAGCTGACCCGCACCGAGTTCACGCTGCTGGAGATGTTCCTGCGCCGGCCGCGCCGGGTGCTGGAGCGCTCGTTCATCCTCGAGGAGGTCTGGGGCTACGACTTCCCGACCACCGCGAACTCGCTGGAGGTCTACGTCGGCTACCTGCGCCGCAAGACCGAGGCCGCCGACGAACCTCGACTGATCCACACCGTGCGCGGTGTCGGCTACGTGCTGAAGGAGTCATGA